One genomic segment of Pyramidobacter piscolens W5455 includes these proteins:
- a CDS encoding nucleoside phosphorylase yields the protein MTENWKSSADAPEMEGRQYHIQCTPGDVAPYVLLPGDPGRADAIAATWDERRFVAANREHRTFTGTTGGAPVSVTSTGMGGPSTAIAVEELLRVGADTFIRLGTCGVIQEDIACGDLIVNTAAVRHDGASNLYVEDRYPASADHEVTLALIEACEELGLTYHVGLSCSTGSFHCGQGRPGYRGYRQSFFENIVEDLRRARVLNFEMEAAALFTMGNLYGFRSGCLCVAVANRITNEMVSSPLEPAMATCNRAIQILCVRDAKKRAAGKKYWTPRLG from the coding sequence ATGACGGAAAATTGGAAATCCAGCGCCGACGCGCCGGAGATGGAGGGGCGGCAGTACCACATTCAGTGCACGCCCGGCGACGTGGCACCCTATGTGCTTTTGCCCGGCGATCCGGGCCGCGCCGACGCGATCGCCGCAACTTGGGACGAGCGGCGCTTCGTCGCCGCCAACCGCGAGCACCGCACGTTCACGGGAACGACCGGCGGCGCGCCCGTTTCCGTCACTTCCACGGGCATGGGCGGCCCATCGACTGCCATCGCCGTGGAAGAACTGCTCCGCGTCGGCGCCGACACGTTCATCCGCCTCGGCACCTGCGGCGTCATCCAGGAAGACATCGCCTGCGGCGACCTGATCGTCAACACGGCGGCGGTGCGCCACGACGGCGCCAGCAACCTGTACGTGGAAGACCGTTATCCGGCGTCCGCCGATCACGAAGTGACGCTGGCGCTGATCGAAGCCTGCGAAGAGCTTGGCCTGACGTATCACGTGGGGCTCTCCTGCTCCACCGGCTCGTTCCACTGCGGACAGGGGCGTCCCGGCTACCGCGGCTACCGGCAGTCGTTCTTCGAAAACATCGTCGAGGACCTACGCCGCGCCCGCGTGCTCAATTTCGAGATGGAGGCGGCCGCGCTCTTCACGATGGGCAACCTGTACGGCTTCCGCAGCGGCTGCCTCTGCGTGGCCGTGGCCAACCGGATCACCAACGAGATGGTCTCGTCGCCGCTCGAACCGGCCATGGCCACCTGCAACCGGGCGATCCAGATCCTCTGCGTCCGCGACGCGAAAAAACGCGCCGCCGGCAAAAAATACTGGACGCCGCGGCTCGGCTAG